Proteins encoded in a region of the Streptomyces sp. NBC_00258 genome:
- a CDS encoding SDR family oxidoreductase yields MTHPLFDISGRTALVTGSSRGIGLALARGLAEAGCTVVLNGRDTDRLTKAAAELPGEIHTAAFNVTDGPSVAAGIADVEERVGPLDILVNNAGMQLRAPLLEFADADWHRILDTNLTSAFLVGREAARGMTARGHGKIVNICSLQSEVVRPGIAPYAATKGALKMLTKGMCADWGPHGVQVNGLGPGYIETELTQPLVDDPEFSAWVRRRTPAGRWGRTEDLVGGVLFLASPAADFVSGQILYVDGGMTSVL; encoded by the coding sequence ATGACTCACCCTCTCTTCGACATCAGCGGCCGTACGGCACTGGTCACCGGGTCCAGCCGGGGCATCGGCCTCGCGCTGGCCCGGGGCCTCGCCGAGGCGGGCTGCACGGTGGTCCTGAACGGCCGCGACACCGACCGGCTCACCAAGGCCGCCGCGGAACTCCCCGGTGAGATCCACACGGCCGCCTTCAACGTGACCGACGGCCCGTCGGTGGCCGCCGGAATAGCGGACGTCGAGGAGAGGGTGGGCCCGCTGGACATCCTCGTCAACAACGCCGGGATGCAACTGCGAGCACCCCTCCTGGAGTTCGCCGACGCCGACTGGCACCGCATCCTCGACACCAACCTCACCAGCGCCTTCCTCGTGGGCCGCGAGGCCGCCCGTGGCATGACAGCGCGCGGACACGGCAAGATCGTCAACATCTGCTCCCTGCAGAGCGAGGTCGTACGGCCCGGGATCGCGCCGTACGCCGCCACCAAGGGCGCGCTGAAGATGCTTACCAAGGGCATGTGCGCCGACTGGGGGCCGCACGGCGTCCAGGTGAATGGCCTGGGCCCCGGTTACATCGAGACCGAGCTGACCCAACCCCTCGTCGACGACCCGGAGTTCAGCGCCTGGGTCCGCCGACGGACCCCGGCCGGCCGCTGGGGCCGTACGGAGGACCTGGTCGGCGGAGTCCTGTTCCTCGCCTCCCCCGCAGCGGACTTCGTCAGCGGACAGATCCTGTACGTCGACGGCGGCATGACCAGCGTTCTCTAG
- a CDS encoding cytochrome b/b6 domain-containing protein — MTRPETETPGAPDLTANAGERFASSVRVRRFSPAERWVHRVTAVLMGVCVATAACLYLPQLAELVGRRELVVRVHEWSGLLLPVPVLAGLVSRAFRKDLRLLNRFGAHDRVWLRSAWRRDARPQSRPAGKFNAGQKVYAAWIAGAVLVMLGTGLLMWFTHLAPLVWRTSATFVHDWLALTVGIVLAGHIGMAMARPEARRGLRTGSVSREWAEEEHPLWRP, encoded by the coding sequence ATGACGCGACCTGAGACCGAGACCCCGGGGGCGCCTGACCTGACGGCGAACGCCGGGGAGCGCTTTGCGAGTTCGGTGCGGGTGCGGCGGTTCTCGCCCGCCGAACGGTGGGTGCACCGGGTGACGGCGGTGTTGATGGGGGTGTGCGTGGCGACCGCGGCCTGTCTCTATCTGCCGCAGCTCGCCGAACTCGTCGGGCGGCGTGAGCTGGTCGTGCGGGTGCACGAGTGGTCGGGGCTGTTGTTGCCGGTGCCTGTCCTGGCCGGGCTCGTCTCACGGGCCTTCCGGAAGGACCTGCGGCTGCTCAATCGGTTCGGGGCGCACGATCGGGTCTGGCTGCGGTCGGCGTGGCGGCGGGATGCCCGGCCTCAGTCCCGGCCTGCCGGGAAGTTCAACGCCGGGCAGAAGGTGTACGCGGCGTGGATCGCCGGGGCCGTTCTGGTCATGCTCGGGACGGGGTTGCTGATGTGGTTCACGCATCTCGCCCCGCTGGTCTGGCGCACGAGCGCGACCTTCGTGCATGACTGGCTCGCTCTGACCGTTGGCATTGTTCTTGCGGGGCACATCGGGATGGCCATGGCCCGCCCGGAGGCCCGGCGAGGGCTCCGGACGGGGTCGGTCAGCCGGGAATGGGCGGAGGAGGAGCATCCGCTCTGGCGACCGTAG
- a CDS encoding molybdopterin-dependent oxidoreductase, translating to MNTEQPTASDPEESGTPVGRRLMLGMLGLGALGVATAPTLQRGLESFLGGAADKDPTGLTGLLPNGGGFRYYSVTSSVPHKNEDTYRLKIDGLVDHPATYTLADLRALPQTRMVRDVQCVTGWRVPDTPFEGVRLSQLLDAAGVRSSAGAVRFTCFDGAYSESLTLAQARRADVLVALRMQDKDLNHSHGGPVRLYVAPMYFYKSAKWLSGITLTSDVRPGYWEDRGYDVDAWVGRSNGRDDDAT from the coding sequence GTGAACACGGAACAACCGACCGCTTCGGATCCGGAGGAGAGCGGCACCCCCGTGGGGCGGCGGCTCATGCTCGGCATGCTCGGGCTCGGCGCACTCGGCGTGGCCACCGCGCCCACGCTCCAGCGTGGCCTGGAGTCCTTCCTCGGCGGCGCCGCGGACAAGGACCCGACCGGCCTGACCGGCCTGCTCCCCAACGGCGGCGGCTTCCGCTACTACTCGGTCACCTCGTCCGTCCCGCACAAGAACGAGGACACCTACCGCCTCAAGATCGACGGCCTGGTCGACCACCCCGCCACGTACACACTGGCCGATCTGCGTGCCCTGCCGCAGACCCGGATGGTCCGCGACGTCCAGTGCGTCACGGGGTGGAGAGTGCCCGACACGCCCTTCGAAGGCGTACGGCTGTCCCAGCTGCTGGATGCCGCGGGGGTGCGCTCCTCGGCCGGGGCGGTGCGGTTCACATGCTTCGACGGCGCGTACTCGGAGAGCCTGACCCTGGCCCAGGCCCGCCGTGCCGATGTCCTCGTGGCTCTGCGTATGCAGGACAAGGATCTGAACCATTCGCATGGTGGTCCTGTCCGTCTCTATGTCGCCCCCATGTACTTCTACAAGTCCGCGAAGTGGCTCTCCGGCATCACCCTCACGTCGGACGTCCGTCCCGGCTACTGGGAGGACCGGGGGTACGACGTCGACGCGTGGGTCGGCCGATCGAACGGGCGGGACGATGACGCGACCTGA
- a CDS encoding L-idonate 5-dehydrogenase codes for MLGCVIHGQDDLRVDELPVPSPGPGEVLVAVRFGGVCGSDLHYWRHGGVGDFRLREPMVLGHEVVGTVLLHGDGTSVPAPGTPVAVHPATPCGECPECSDGRRNVCRDTRYLGSAARTPHVQGGFAAQVVVPAEQLRTIPAGLPLRRAALAEPLSVALHAVRRAGDVTGKHVLVTGAGPIGCLVVAAAKAAGAARVTVTDLLPRALEYAVAAGADEALRADDPSAPAWPSEVDTAIEASGVAAGLDTCLRLVRRGGVVVQLGMLPPGQSPFAGNLVVSREIELRGAFRFDAEFDDALALLAREPRFDHLVSAVVPLSEAESAFTLAADRAESCKVLLDFEAPTPL; via the coding sequence ATGCTCGGTTGCGTGATCCACGGCCAGGACGACCTGCGCGTGGACGAACTCCCGGTCCCCTCCCCCGGCCCCGGCGAGGTCCTCGTCGCCGTGCGGTTCGGCGGAGTGTGCGGATCCGACCTCCACTACTGGCGGCACGGCGGCGTCGGCGACTTCCGCCTCCGCGAGCCGATGGTCCTCGGCCACGAGGTGGTCGGGACGGTGCTTCTCCACGGTGACGGCACGTCAGTCCCCGCTCCCGGTACGCCTGTTGCCGTGCACCCCGCGACACCCTGCGGGGAGTGCCCCGAGTGTTCCGACGGCCGCCGGAACGTGTGCCGCGACACCCGCTACCTCGGCAGCGCGGCCCGCACGCCCCACGTCCAGGGCGGTTTCGCGGCCCAAGTCGTCGTCCCCGCCGAGCAGTTGCGGACGATTCCCGCCGGACTCCCCCTCCGCCGGGCAGCATTGGCCGAGCCCCTGTCCGTCGCACTCCACGCGGTACGACGGGCCGGCGACGTGACCGGCAAGCACGTCCTCGTCACCGGCGCCGGACCCATCGGCTGCCTGGTCGTCGCGGCGGCGAAGGCGGCGGGTGCCGCTCGGGTCACCGTCACGGATCTCCTCCCGCGCGCCCTGGAGTACGCGGTGGCGGCGGGCGCGGACGAGGCCCTGCGGGCGGACGACCCGTCCGCTCCCGCCTGGCCCTCCGAGGTGGACACGGCCATCGAGGCCTCGGGCGTCGCCGCCGGCCTCGACACCTGCCTCCGCCTCGTACGCCGCGGCGGGGTCGTGGTCCAACTCGGCATGCTGCCCCCTGGCCAGTCCCCCTTCGCGGGCAACCTCGTCGTCAGCCGCGAGATCGAACTCCGGGGAGCCTTCCGCTTCGACGCGGAGTTCGACGACGCACTCGCGCTCCTGGCACGAGAGCCCCGCTTCGACCACCTGGTCAGCGCGGTGGTCCCGCTCAGCGAGGCGGAATCGGCCTTCACCCTGGCGGCAGACCGAGCGGAGTCCTGCAAGGTACTCCTGGACTTCGAGGCGCCGACGCCCCTTTGA